A genomic stretch from Penicillium digitatum chromosome 4, complete sequence includes:
- a CDS encoding MFS multidrug resistance transporter, putative has protein sequence MHGQPETDSIVASSNSGEDPTNCCIAETKLKVDNDIHSLSVASSNTADDEHDLENPPRLERQMTELGPPIKVARLKRRGLFGQLALVAEVENPRTYPRRMKWFITFVVALAGATAPMGSAIFLPSLSQVTKELKTTTTITNLSIALYMLAMSIFPLWWSSFSERFGRRTIYLASFTLFVVFNCLCAKSDSISMLIVMRMLSGGASASVQAVGAGTIADLWESRERGRAMGIFYLGPLCGPLFAPIIGGVLAQRWGWRSTMWFLSAFGALTLIFIVFALPETLTAQKSGMAELDDDDPAISRSLSRVESQQVVRSTAKWLKTLRMILIDPLKIILYLRFLPVLLSVYYASIAFGSLYVLNISVENTFGKAPYNFSTTIVGLLYIPNSLGYIVSSILGGKWMDSIMQREAKKANRYDEKGRLILRPEDRMRENAWLGAFMYPAGLIWYGWAAERGVFWLVPMIANFFFGMGSMLIFSMVTTMLTEFMPKKSSEGVALNNFMRNIFSCVGTVVTAPIIDGIGNGWLFTILGLLGFASSSVIFLMRVNGPKWRKILDAHLQA, from the exons ATGCACGGGCAACCTGAGACGGACAGCATCGTCGCATCCTCGAATAGCGGAGAAGATCCGACGAATTGTTGTATAGCCGAAACAAAGTTGAAAGTTGATAATGACATCCACTCCCTATCGGTTGCCTCCAGCAATACTGCCGATGATGAACATGACCTAGAGAATCCTCCACGTCTAGAACGTCAAATGACGGAGCTTGGTCCTCCCATCAAGGTCGCCCGGCTCAAGCGTAGAGGCTTGTTCGGGCAATTAGCATTGGTGGCAGAGGTTGAAAACCCAAGAACATATCCTCGCAGGATGAAATGGTTCATCACATTTGTTGTCGCTCTTGCCGGAGCTACAGCACCAATGGGCAGCGCGATCTTTCTCC CTTCACTATCACAAGTGACAAAGGAGTTGAAGACAACAACTACCATCACTAATCTATCGATCGCGCTATACATGCTGGCCATGTCGATATTCCCATTGTGGTGGTCATCATTCAGCGAGCGATTTGGGCGACGGACCATCTACCTAGCTTCTTTTACTCTCTTTGTGGTCTTCAACTGCCTTTGTGCCAAATCAGATTCTATTTCAATGCTGATTGTAATGCGAATGCTGAGTGGTGGCGCTTCGGCTTCTGTTCAGGCCGTTGGAGCTGGCACCATCGCCGATCTCTGGGAATCCAGAGAGCGAGGACGAGCAATGGGTATCTTCTATCTAGGTCCGTTGTGTGGACCTTTGTTTGCACCCATAATCGGTGGCGTCCTAGCCCAGCGCTGGGGATGGCGGAGCACCATGTGGTTCCTCTCAGCATTTGGTGCTCTCACTCTTATCTTTATCGTGTTCGCCCTTCCCGAGACATTGACCGCACAAAAGTCTGGGATGGCTGAACTTGACGACGACGATCCAGCTATCAGCCGCTCTTTGAGTCGAGTCGAGTCGCAGCAGGTAGTTCGGTCCACCGCGAAGTGGCTCAAGACCCTGAGGATGATTCTCATTGATCCACTTAAAATCATTCTCTACCTCCGTTTTCTTCCGGTTCTTCTCAGTGTGTACTATGCCAGTATCGCTTTTGGTTCCCTCTATGTACTCAATATCAGTGTTGAGAACACGTTTGGAAAGGCGCCATACAACTTCTCCACCACCATCGTTGGTTTGCTGTACATTCCAAATTCGCTGGGCTACATTGTGAGCAGTATCTTAGGAGGCAAATGGATGGATAGTATCATGCAACGGGAGGCGAAGAAGGCAAATCGATACGACGAGAAAGGCAGACTGATACTACGACCGGAAGACCGAATGCGTGAGAATGCATGGCTGGGTGCCTTCATGTACCCGGCCGGCTTGATTTGGTATGGCTGGGCGGCAGAGAGGGGAGTCTTTTGGCTTGTCCCA ATGATTGCCAACTTCTTCTTTGGCATGGGCTCCATGCTCATTTTCAGCATGGTAACCACTATGCTCACGGAATTCATGCCGAAAAAGTCCTCGGAGGGTGTAGCTCTCAACAACTTCATGCGAAACATCTTCTCCTGTGTGGGTACCGTCGTCACTGCCCCGATCATCGATGGTATCGGCAATGGGTGGCTTTTCACTATTCTCGGCCTGCTCGGTTTCGCAAGCAGCTCCGTCATCTTCTTGATGAGAGTCAATGGCCCTAAATGGAGAAAAATTTTGGACGCGCACTTGCAGGCATAA